Proteins found in one Subtercola endophyticus genomic segment:
- a CDS encoding FAD:protein FMN transferase, which produces MGEHAACLDVELDDLELRHGCVRLWYVRLWYVRLWHVELWHVEFGHHGFSRVRIVAFGLQLFGVELFRVELFRLVVGELRIGFLVTRPVVGFVMMSIAEPTAAAEWSQWSTTMRLVVTEPALLGPARRQVDAVLAAVAGACDRFCATSEINRLHGSLSQGAVVSGTLSTLVRTALDAAQQTDGDVDPTLGGLLADLGYDRDFGLVLSATSEASTARAAAATSLHTGIPTGLHTGIRVPGWRRVSLVGSTLTVPADLTLDLGATAKAFAADRAAAEVFEQLGCGVLVSLGGDIATAGPAPDGGWQVSVRDLDEDPESTVTLSAGHALATSSTQKRRWQRGGRSLHHILDPRFGIPAEPVWRTVTVAAPSCVLANTMSTACIVRGYRAVGWLAGAETAARLVDASGRVLTLGGWPDENSVHVLAPSPMLASSPMLASSPMLAGR; this is translated from the coding sequence GTGGGCGAGCACGCCGCTTGCCTCGACGTCGAGCTCGACGACCTCGAGCTCCGACACGGGTGCGTCCGGCTCTGGTACGTCCGGCTCTGGTACGTCCGGCTCTGGCACGTCGAACTCTGGCACGTCGAGTTCGGGCACCACGGGTTCAGCCGAGTCCGGATCGTCGCCTTCGGGCTCCAGCTCTTCGGGGTCGAGCTCTTCAGGGTCGAGCTCTTCAGGCTCGTCGTCGGTGAGCTCCGGATCGGGTTCCTCGTCACACGCCCGGTCGTCGGGTTCGTGATGATGAGTATCGCCGAACCGACGGCGGCCGCCGAGTGGTCGCAGTGGAGCACCACGATGCGGCTCGTCGTGACCGAGCCGGCGCTGCTCGGCCCCGCACGTCGTCAGGTCGATGCCGTGCTCGCCGCGGTGGCAGGCGCTTGCGACAGGTTCTGCGCAACCTCCGAAATCAACCGTCTGCACGGATCCCTGTCGCAGGGAGCCGTCGTGAGCGGCACCCTGTCCACACTCGTGCGCACGGCCCTCGACGCTGCGCAGCAGACCGACGGTGACGTCGATCCGACTCTGGGCGGTCTGCTCGCCGACCTCGGTTACGACCGCGACTTCGGGCTGGTGCTGTCAGCGACCAGCGAGGCGAGCACGGCGCGTGCGGCAGCCGCCACGAGCCTGCACACGGGCATCCCCACAGGCCTCCACACGGGCATCCGCGTGCCCGGCTGGCGCCGCGTGAGCCTCGTCGGCAGCACGTTGACGGTGCCCGCAGATCTCACGCTCGACCTCGGCGCCACCGCGAAGGCCTTCGCTGCCGACCGCGCGGCGGCCGAGGTGTTCGAGCAGCTCGGCTGCGGGGTGCTGGTGAGTCTGGGCGGCGACATCGCCACGGCGGGGCCCGCGCCCGACGGAGGCTGGCAGGTCAGCGTTCGTGACCTCGACGAAGACCCCGAGAGCACCGTCACGCTGTCTGCAGGGCACGCCCTGGCGACCTCGAGCACCCAGAAGCGGCGCTGGCAGCGTGGTGGTCGTAGCCTGCACCACATTCTCGACCCGCGCTTCGGAATTCCGGCCGAACCCGTGTGGCGAACGGTCACGGTCGCCGCCCCGAGCTGCGTTCTGGCCAATACGATGAGCACGGCCTGCATCGTGCGCGGTTACCGCGCGGTCGGCTGGCTCGCGGGCGCCGAGACCGCCGCACGACTCGTCGACGCGAGCGGACGCGTGCTGACGCTCGGCGGCTGGCCCGACGAGAACAGCGTGCACGTGCTGGCGCCCAGCCCGATGCTGGCTTCCAGCCCGATGCTGGCTTCTAGCCCGATGCTGGCAGGGCGGTAA
- a CDS encoding ferric reductase-like transmembrane domain-containing protein — protein MDAALWAIGRGTGVVGLVALTLAVLLGILTRSGRPLPGLPRFSITLVHRNLSLVACVFVLIHIVSLFFDSFAQLTLLDFVVPFFGSFLPFWQGLGTVAVDLLIAVTVTALLRNRIGLRAFRLVHWLTYAMWPIALAHAIGNGTDGTSPWFLWLAGISTLAVVAALAWRVSARFVEFQSVRTGETS, from the coding sequence GTGGATGCCGCGCTGTGGGCCATCGGCCGCGGAACCGGAGTGGTGGGGCTGGTCGCGCTCACGCTTGCGGTGCTGCTGGGCATCCTGACCCGCTCCGGGCGGCCGTTGCCCGGGCTGCCGCGTTTCTCCATAACGCTGGTGCACCGCAATCTGTCGCTCGTGGCGTGCGTCTTCGTGCTGATTCACATCGTTTCGCTGTTCTTCGATTCGTTCGCCCAGCTGACGCTGCTCGATTTCGTGGTGCCGTTCTTCGGCAGCTTTCTGCCGTTCTGGCAGGGCCTCGGCACCGTCGCTGTCGACCTGCTGATCGCTGTCACGGTGACCGCTCTGCTCCGCAACCGCATCGGATTGCGCGCGTTTCGGCTCGTGCACTGGCTGACCTACGCGATGTGGCCGATCGCGCTGGCGCACGCTATCGGCAACGGAACCGACGGCACCAGCCCGTGGTTCTTGTGGCTGGCCGGCATCAGCACGCTGGCGGTCGTCGCCGCGCTCGCCTGGCGGGTTTCGGCGCGATTCGTCGAGTTTCAATCGGTTCGAACGGGGGAGACGTCGTGA
- a CDS encoding NADH-ubiquinone oxidoreductase-F iron-sulfur binding region domain-containing protein, producing the protein MDALPPVHGAPGPSAETTAPLAGGVVPPATTARLFLAADPTFAAHRAVYGPMPSIEHPNALVDELRLSGLDGRGGAGFAVWRKVAAVRNSSARRSKRPIVVANGSEGEPLSRKDETLMRRAPHLVIDGLLACAAVVGATDATLYVSTEGANVMRAAMAERADAAHVAVVVAPDGFVTGEATAVANALEHGVSVPRDHVVHLSESGVRGRPTLVQNVETLAQLALIARFGAAWFRSIGTADEPGTRVVTVSGAVDIPQVIEVAGGTPIRAIIDACMRPDHTLAGSLIDGSATPLSATEGRPSPVRAVLVGGYHGGWVPGDRLSVPLSRAELAPYGAQPGAGVLFVLGATACGLETSANIAAYLAGQSAGQCGVCVNGLPAMADVLSRLAARHRDARLPAEITRLADLVTGRGSCSHPDGTARFVLSSLTAFETDVRAHLEGRCEVHG; encoded by the coding sequence ATGGATGCCCTGCCTCCGGTTCACGGAGCACCCGGGCCCTCGGCTGAGACGACCGCACCGCTTGCCGGTGGCGTCGTGCCGCCGGCCACCACGGCTCGACTATTTCTCGCCGCAGACCCCACGTTCGCGGCCCATCGTGCGGTGTACGGGCCGATGCCGAGCATCGAGCATCCGAATGCCCTCGTCGACGAACTGCGGCTGTCGGGACTGGACGGGCGTGGCGGTGCCGGCTTTGCGGTGTGGCGCAAGGTCGCCGCAGTGCGGAACTCGAGCGCACGGCGTTCGAAGCGCCCGATCGTGGTGGCGAACGGCTCGGAGGGCGAGCCGCTCAGCCGCAAAGACGAGACCCTGATGCGCCGCGCTCCGCACCTGGTGATCGACGGGCTGTTGGCCTGCGCGGCCGTGGTCGGGGCGACGGATGCGACGCTGTACGTCTCGACCGAGGGCGCGAACGTCATGCGCGCTGCGATGGCCGAACGCGCAGACGCGGCTCATGTCGCGGTCGTCGTCGCACCCGACGGTTTCGTCACGGGAGAGGCGACCGCGGTCGCCAACGCACTCGAGCACGGAGTGAGTGTTCCCCGCGACCATGTCGTGCACCTCAGCGAGTCGGGGGTCAGGGGTCGCCCGACTCTCGTGCAGAACGTCGAGACGCTCGCGCAGCTCGCCCTGATCGCGCGCTTCGGCGCGGCCTGGTTCCGTTCGATCGGAACAGCGGACGAGCCGGGAACCCGCGTGGTGACCGTCAGCGGTGCCGTCGACATTCCGCAGGTGATCGAGGTGGCCGGGGGCACTCCGATTCGGGCCATCATCGATGCGTGCATGCGGCCCGACCACACGCTCGCCGGCTCTCTGATCGACGGCAGCGCAACGCCCCTCAGCGCGACCGAGGGACGCCCGTCGCCTGTGCGAGCCGTGCTCGTGGGCGGCTACCACGGCGGCTGGGTGCCAGGCGACCGGTTGTCGGTGCCCCTCTCGCGAGCGGAACTCGCTCCCTACGGCGCTCAGCCCGGAGCGGGCGTGCTCTTTGTGCTCGGCGCCACGGCGTGCGGGCTCGAGACGTCGGCGAACATCGCTGCGTACCTCGCGGGTCAGTCGGCAGGTCAGTGCGGGGTGTGCGTGAACGGCTTGCCGGCCATGGCCGACGTGCTGAGCCGCCTCGCCGCACGGCACCGCGATGCCCGGCTGCCGGCCGAGATCACCCGGCTTGCCGACCTGGTCACCGGCCGAGGTTCGTGCTCGCACCCCGACGGAACGGCGCGGTTCGTGCTGTCGAGTCTCACCGCTTTCGAGACGGATGTTCGCGCGCACCTCGAGGGCCGCTGCGAGGTGCACGGCTGA
- a CDS encoding ferredoxin: MAARRLESTSGASRDGTAGRMPVRLHIDWTRCDGRGLCTELLADQLTRDEWGYPLARRADDASNVPIPAAQLDAAHDAVALCPRQALRLVAE; encoded by the coding sequence ATGGCCGCGAGACGGCTCGAGAGCACGTCCGGTGCGTCGCGCGACGGCACTGCCGGCCGGATGCCCGTGCGCCTGCACATCGACTGGACCCGCTGCGACGGCCGCGGCCTCTGCACCGAGTTGCTCGCCGACCAGCTCACCCGCGACGAGTGGGGGTACCCGCTGGCGCGCCGAGCAGACGATGCCTCGAACGTGCCGATCCCCGCGGCTCAGCTTGACGCCGCACACGACGCGGTCGCGCTCTGCCCGCGCCAAGCGCTGCGACTGGTGGCCGAATAG
- a CDS encoding sensor domain-containing phosphodiesterase codes for MADVSPTGENLGDELAEILREARLRTVFQPIVELESRAVVAYEALTRGPFGSALEHPDALFAAARTEGRLAELDSACRVEAFRTAFAAGLDTPRGLFVNSEPEALALLATDVRPTTPAMVLEITEREITGDPAQLLRSIDHVRDLGWSVALDDVGADSASIALLALIRPEVIKLDLGLVRDMPNQHIAKIMNAITAHSESTGAIIVAEGIETERHLDNARAMGATLGQGWLFGKPDDLPTPLPTITGLPSPVETLTEPAGSTPFTIAASKRVARAYSRDLLAEISTHLEARALAAGDTAVVLSTFQRAANFSGEVAARYRELSETVALAAVLGTGLEPDASMGRLHMSSIGDEDALQNEWSVAVLTPDFAALLAARELPQSAGDDKKAQFEFVLTHDRAITIAAARSLMERL; via the coding sequence ATGGCAGACGTTAGCCCGACCGGCGAGAATCTCGGCGACGAGCTCGCTGAGATTCTGCGCGAGGCACGCCTGCGCACGGTGTTCCAGCCTATCGTCGAGCTCGAGAGCCGCGCCGTCGTGGCGTATGAAGCCCTCACTCGCGGGCCGTTCGGCTCGGCCCTCGAGCATCCGGATGCCCTGTTCGCCGCCGCGCGCACCGAGGGCCGACTCGCCGAACTCGACTCGGCCTGCCGGGTCGAGGCGTTTCGCACGGCCTTCGCCGCTGGGCTCGATACTCCCCGGGGGCTGTTCGTGAACTCGGAACCCGAGGCCCTTGCGCTTCTCGCAACCGACGTTCGGCCCACCACGCCCGCCATGGTGCTCGAGATCACCGAGCGCGAGATCACGGGCGACCCCGCACAACTGCTGCGCTCGATCGACCACGTTCGTGACCTCGGCTGGAGCGTGGCGCTCGACGACGTCGGCGCCGACTCCGCATCGATCGCGCTGCTGGCGCTCATTCGCCCCGAGGTGATCAAGCTCGACCTGGGCCTCGTTCGAGACATGCCCAATCAGCACATAGCGAAGATCATGAACGCCATCACCGCCCATTCGGAGTCGACCGGCGCCATCATCGTGGCCGAAGGCATCGAGACCGAACGTCATCTCGACAACGCCCGTGCCATGGGGGCGACCCTCGGTCAGGGCTGGCTGTTCGGCAAGCCCGACGACCTGCCCACCCCCCTGCCGACCATCACCGGGCTGCCTTCTCCGGTCGAGACGCTCACCGAGCCGGCCGGCTCGACGCCGTTCACCATCGCGGCCAGCAAGCGGGTCGCCCGCGCCTACAGCCGTGATCTGCTGGCCGAGATCAGCACACATCTCGAGGCACGCGCCCTGGCTGCCGGCGACACCGCCGTCGTGTTGTCGACCTTTCAGCGCGCCGCGAACTTCTCGGGCGAGGTGGCCGCGCGGTATCGCGAGCTCAGCGAAACCGTCGCTCTGGCCGCCGTGCTCGGCACCGGACTCGAACCCGACGCGTCGATGGGTCGACTGCACATGTCATCGATCGGCGACGAGGATGCCCTGCAGAACGAGTGGAGCGTCGCGGTCTTGACGCCCGACTTCGCCGCCCTGCTCGCCGCTCGCGAGCTGCCGCAATCGGCCGGAGACGACAAGAAGGCGCAGTTCGAATTCGTGCTCACTCACGATCGGGCGATCACCATCGCGGCCGCACGCTCGCTGATGGAGCGGCTCTAG
- the rpsO gene encoding 30S ribosomal protein S15: MPLTPDAKKAIIDEYATHPGDTGSPEVQVAMLTTRILDLTEHLKFHKHDHHSRRGLLLLVGQRRRLLGYLQSVDIERYRSLIARLGLRR; the protein is encoded by the coding sequence ATGCCATTAACGCCAGATGCCAAGAAAGCCATCATCGACGAGTACGCCACCCACCCAGGTGACACCGGTTCTCCCGAGGTTCAGGTCGCCATGCTGACGACCCGCATCCTCGATCTCACGGAGCACCTTAAGTTTCACAAGCACGACCACCACTCACGTCGTGGCCTGTTGCTGCTGGTCGGGCAGCGTCGCCGACTTCTCGGTTACCTCCAGAGCGTCGACATCGAGCGTTACCGCTCGCTGATCGCTCGCCTCGGACTGCGTCGATAA